Proteins encoded together in one Gemmatimonadota bacterium DH-78 window:
- a CDS encoding DUF58 domain-containing protein, whose amino-acid sequence MTEPLLEPPAEERVRRRPDPRLPAYLLAGFGTLVLAVAIGNSGLAALGAPFVVLATWGLVRREPGRPRARIRIDATQVVEGDEITGEVTLDWDGVAEVDAVLTAWRGVVPIDPHPVPGWSPAARRGPVRLPLRLSAESWGHHELGHLWVRMRAPSGLIEQEVKVAVAPTVKVLPSPLKLDRLLTPREPRAVAGRHLSRSRGPGTDFADLRPYQPGDRLRDISWATSARLGEPWVTVHHPERTGTVVVLLDTFFGDDHETAEALARAARAAWALASAHLSAQDRVGLLARGRTAAWVPPRGGRRARWMIVEQLLAVGGAAEDPWRRRRGRRVVVPADALVVGVTALRSRAFAHELLHHRRNGHATAALVIDTSDLLPPDEDATSAVARRLWHARREVERVRLEKGGVATVLVPPGGAMAGAVTALRRRVGAGIGRAVGAMR is encoded by the coding sequence GTGACCGAGCCTCTGCTCGAGCCACCGGCCGAGGAGCGGGTTCGGCGTCGGCCGGACCCGCGACTGCCGGCCTACCTGCTCGCCGGGTTCGGCACGCTGGTGCTCGCCGTCGCGATCGGCAACTCCGGTCTGGCTGCGTTGGGCGCCCCCTTCGTGGTGCTGGCCACGTGGGGACTGGTTCGGCGGGAACCCGGGCGTCCCCGGGCGCGCATCCGGATCGATGCGACCCAGGTGGTGGAAGGCGACGAGATCACGGGAGAGGTGACACTCGACTGGGACGGAGTGGCGGAGGTGGATGCGGTGCTGACCGCCTGGCGAGGGGTGGTGCCCATCGATCCGCACCCCGTGCCCGGATGGTCGCCCGCCGCACGACGGGGACCGGTCCGGCTGCCGCTGCGTCTCTCGGCGGAGAGCTGGGGCCATCACGAACTGGGTCATCTGTGGGTGCGCATGCGCGCGCCGAGCGGCCTGATCGAACAGGAGGTGAAGGTGGCGGTCGCGCCCACCGTGAAGGTGCTCCCCTCGCCGCTGAAGCTCGACCGACTGCTCACTCCGCGGGAGCCGAGGGCGGTGGCGGGTCGCCACCTCTCGCGATCTCGCGGCCCCGGCACCGACTTCGCCGATCTGCGTCCCTACCAGCCGGGCGACCGGCTCCGCGACATCTCGTGGGCCACGTCGGCCCGTCTGGGCGAGCCCTGGGTGACGGTGCACCACCCGGAGCGCACGGGCACGGTGGTGGTTCTGCTCGACACCTTCTTCGGCGACGATCACGAGACGGCTGAGGCACTGGCCCGCGCCGCACGCGCCGCCTGGGCGCTCGCCTCGGCCCACCTCTCGGCCCAGGACCGGGTCGGTCTGCTGGCACGGGGTCGCACCGCCGCCTGGGTGCCGCCGCGGGGCGGCCGGCGAGCCCGATGGATGATCGTCGAGCAGCTGCTGGCCGTGGGCGGGGCCGCCGAGGACCCGTGGCGGCGTCGGCGGGGACGGCGCGTGGTGGTGCCGGCCGACGCGCTGGTCGTGGGCGTGACGGCGCTCCGGTCGCGGGCGTTCGCGCACGAACTGCTGCATCATCGGCGCAACGGCCACGCCACCGCCGCCCTGGTGATCGACACCTCCGATCTTCTTCCGCCCGACGAGGACGCCACCTCGGCCGTGGCCCGGCGCCTCTGGCACGCCCGACGCGAGGTGGAGCGGGTGCGGCTGGAGAAGGGTGGGGTGGCCACCGTGCTCGTGCCACCGGGCGGCGCCATGGCGGGGGCGGTCACCGCCCTCCGTCGCCGTGTGGGCGCGGGCATCGGCCGCGCCGTGGGAGCCATGCGATGA